The Solicola gregarius DNA window CTGTACCCGACGTACGAGCCGGAGACGTGCCTGGTCTCCAACGGTCTTTCGGCGATGGGCTTCGCGCTACCCGGGGCGATCGGGGTCAAGCTGGCCCGACCGGACCGCAAGGTGCTCGCGCTGCCCGGTGACGGCTCCTTCTTGATGAACAGCCAGGAGCTCGAGACCGCCGTACGCGAGAACGTGCCGATCGTCGTGCTGGTGCTCGTCGACGACGAGTACGGCCTGATCACGTGGAAGATGGAGCTCGACCTGGAGCGCCACAGCCACACCAGGTTCGGCAACCCGGACCTGGTGGCGTACGCGGAGAGCTTCGGCGCACGCGGCTACCAGATCGAGTCGGCGGGCGAGCTGTTGCCCACGCTTCGTCGGGCGCTCGACGACGACACGGTGTCGGTGATCGCGTGTCCGGTCGACTACAGCGAGAACCTCCGTCTCACCGAGCGGCTCGGCGATCTGGAGGAAGCGCTGTAGCCGGAGGTCACGGTGAGTCGAACCGCTCGAGCGTTGGGCGCTTCGCTGTTCGACCGTCGCCCGATGACGTGCCCCGGAGTCGTCGCCCGACCCACGGAGCGACGTGCTGCCAAACCCAGGTGGTCTCGGCCCGGACGGTACGCCGTGGCGGGTCACCGTCGGGCGGTGAGAGCGCATCGGCGTCGACCGGTACGCCGAGGCCGGCCGCCGCGGCGAGCGCCAGCCGTTGATGGCCCAACGGTGACAGGTGCAGCCGGTCGTCGGCCCAGGCGCGCGGGTCCTCGAAGACCGTACCGGCCGTATCGGTGACCGGCTCCATCCCATGGTGTCGGGCGAGTTCGCGATAGATGTCGTTCAGCCGAAGCCGGCGTGCGTTGAGCATGCCGCCCACCGGCGAGACCCGCCGGACGTCCGGGATCGGCACGATCACCACGCGTGCGCCG harbors:
- a CDS encoding SGNH/GDSL hydrolase family protein translates to MQAPLRYVAIGDSLSEGVGDDPWPDGTPRGWADRLAGRLAEQYGPDRQVEYANLAVRGLKAAQVRDTQLANAVAMEPDVVTLTAGMNDILRSRVDFEALRAALVGLVAPLTARGARVVIVPIPDVRRVSPVGGMLNARRLRLNDIYRELARHHGMEPVTDTAGTVFEDPRAWADDRLHLSPLGHQRLALAAAAGLGVPVDADALSPPDGDPPRRTVRAETTWVWQHVAPWVGRRLRGTSSGDGRTAKRPTLERFDSP